A window of the Fibrobacter sp. UWB2 genome harbors these coding sequences:
- the plsX gene encoding phosphate acyltransferase PlsX, with product MIKVALDAMGGDYAPSVCIEGAVSAVKKNPNIHVVLCGPEAEVKASLEKLGYTGNQISVVDAPDLVAMDEHPVMVVKKKQHSGLVTCVALQKKGLVDASVSAGNSGAMMASCLMILGKTCDEFSRPPIGVALPTKDRRIVLVDGGANVDERASTLVDFAIAGSAFAEAYLGIENPKVGLLNMGEEEHKGPAVLQETYQLLKSAPVNFMGNIEGRDLIAGKADVVATSGYTGNVVLKLLEGFFEMHQEMFGTIDTPAGKRFSEMWDYRATGGALLLGLNGIGIIAHGRSDALAIEKAVEVAAKYAEADVANKVNARLAAIKSEEAPKA from the coding sequence GTGATCAAAGTTGCACTGGATGCCATGGGTGGCGATTACGCCCCGAGTGTTTGTATTGAAGGCGCCGTTAGCGCAGTCAAGAAAAACCCCAATATTCATGTGGTTCTCTGCGGACCGGAGGCCGAGGTCAAGGCTTCTCTCGAGAAGCTTGGTTACACCGGCAATCAGATTTCCGTAGTTGATGCTCCGGACCTCGTGGCTATGGATGAACATCCTGTCATGGTGGTCAAGAAGAAGCAGCATTCTGGCTTGGTGACTTGCGTTGCCTTGCAGAAAAAAGGTCTTGTGGACGCTTCCGTCAGTGCCGGTAACTCTGGCGCTATGATGGCTAGCTGCCTCATGATCCTCGGTAAGACTTGCGACGAGTTCTCCCGTCCGCCTATCGGGGTTGCACTTCCGACAAAGGATCGCCGCATTGTGTTGGTCGATGGCGGTGCAAACGTTGATGAACGTGCTTCCACTCTCGTTGACTTTGCCATTGCAGGTTCTGCATTCGCCGAAGCTTACCTCGGAATCGAAAATCCGAAGGTTGGCCTCTTGAACATGGGCGAAGAAGAACACAAGGGCCCGGCGGTTCTCCAGGAAACATACCAGCTCCTCAAGTCCGCCCCGGTTAACTTTATGGGTAACATCGAAGGTCGCGACCTCATCGCAGGTAAGGCCGACGTTGTTGCGACTTCTGGCTATACGGGTAACGTTGTGCTCAAGCTCCTGGAAGGTTTCTTCGAAATGCACCAGGAAATGTTCGGCACGATCGACACTCCGGCTGGCAAGCGTTTCTCCGAAATGTGGGACTACCGCGCTACGGGTGGCGCCTTGTTGCTTGGCCTCAATGGCATTGGCATCATCGCTCACGGCCGTTCCGATGCTCTCGCTATCGAAAAGGCTGTTGAAGTGGCTGCCAAGTATGCCGAAGCCGACGTTGCCAACAAGGTCAACGCTCGCCTCGCTGCAATCAAGTCCGAGGAAGCTCCTAAAGCATAG
- a CDS encoding LamG domain-containing protein — protein sequence MKNRRVYLKLSRNCVACVMSLAFSLSFLACSDSENVAGGVTDIGNSIARESDTLRYSGVVQDLQGRAVPAARVVAYLDNSKEIVDSLETVADSTGFFKLGPISRISAKGSPRFYAESKGLSGLRGDGLSDVRLDTICIGPHKTVSGKIAGATSGYMRIPGTHLRSPIAEDGSFAFDSIPSGYRMDLVYVQDDSAIAHFEFTALESRDTLRLPELSVNGEWLTSNDMPVIADYYGFHYYLPYDYYLPNGDGDPEIKVFLGMGRDVNVLNHDSSVAGNVNYVDGVNGKAVLLEPGQFIDLDTLNPTGGDFTLSLWTKWNGPNGEHQVLFCQRAYWSDSTSRFQWHYEVKSGTFAVMKGMPDYPGAVYFGDSTSVPVGEWAFLVLVSKNHKVSMYVNGEPIAIAGSDGTEFAGGFVPNELNRNVPFRIGGDEIETETWNGVIDEARVESIARSPEWINAMYERLKP from the coding sequence ATGAAAAATAGGCGAGTTTATCTAAAGTTGTCGCGTAATTGCGTTGCGTGCGTGATGTCGCTTGCGTTTTCGTTGTCGTTCCTGGCTTGCTCGGATAGCGAAAATGTCGCCGGTGGCGTGACCGATATCGGGAATTCTATTGCAAGGGAGTCTGATACGCTGAGGTATTCCGGTGTAGTGCAGGACTTGCAGGGACGTGCTGTTCCTGCTGCGCGTGTCGTTGCCTACTTGGATAATTCGAAAGAAATTGTGGATTCGCTTGAAACGGTCGCTGATTCTACAGGATTCTTTAAGTTAGGTCCGATTTCGAGGATTTCGGCGAAAGGTTCGCCGCGTTTCTATGCGGAATCCAAAGGGCTGTCCGGTTTGCGTGGCGATGGACTCTCTGACGTAAGGTTGGATACGATTTGTATTGGTCCGCATAAGACTGTAAGCGGAAAAATTGCCGGGGCGACTTCTGGTTATATGCGCATTCCGGGAACGCATTTGCGCTCGCCGATTGCCGAGGACGGCTCCTTTGCGTTCGATTCCATCCCGTCGGGCTATAGAATGGACCTTGTGTACGTGCAGGATGATTCGGCAATCGCGCATTTTGAATTCACGGCGCTTGAATCCAGGGATACGCTACGATTGCCTGAACTTTCGGTCAATGGGGAGTGGCTTACGAGCAACGATATGCCTGTTATTGCGGATTACTACGGCTTCCATTATTACCTTCCGTATGATTATTATCTCCCGAATGGAGATGGCGACCCCGAAATAAAAGTTTTTCTCGGCATGGGAAGAGATGTCAACGTACTCAACCACGATTCTTCCGTTGCAGGTAACGTAAACTATGTAGATGGTGTGAACGGCAAGGCGGTGCTTTTGGAACCGGGACAATTTATCGACTTGGATACGCTTAATCCAACGGGCGGCGACTTTACACTTTCGCTTTGGACCAAGTGGAATGGCCCTAACGGCGAACACCAGGTGTTGTTTTGCCAGCGAGCTTATTGGAGTGATTCTACATCGCGATTCCAGTGGCATTATGAGGTGAAGAGCGGAACGTTTGCCGTGATGAAGGGTATGCCGGACTACCCTGGGGCAGTGTATTTCGGGGATTCGACATCCGTGCCTGTCGGGGAGTGGGCTTTCCTTGTGCTCGTTTCCAAGAATCACAAGGTGAGCATGTATGTGAATGGCGAACCTATAGCAATTGCGGGTTCCGATGGAACTGAATTTGCAGGGGGATTTGTGCCGAACGAGCTGAATCGTAACGTCCCCTTCCGCATCGGTGGCGATGAAATCGAGACTGAAACTTGGAATGGTGTGATTGACGAAGCTCGCGTTGAATCAATCGCCCGTAGCCCTGAATGGATCAATGCCATGTATGAGCGGCTGAAGCCTTAA
- a CDS encoding PIN domain-containing protein: MKVYLDNCCFNRPYDNQSYLTISIETLAKLQIQALIKAEKLMLASSFILEYENFCNPYPDRKAAIQQFLDENVVDYVGRNLSDQVVLNAKKIMATGVKMKDACHIACAEMMNCDYLLSTDKRMLKYKSESMELLNPIEFIDLVSGGLENDN, translated from the coding sequence ATGAAAGTATATCTAGATAATTGCTGCTTTAATCGTCCTTACGACAATCAAAGTTATTTGACTATATCCATAGAGACTCTGGCTAAATTGCAAATTCAGGCGCTTATAAAAGCGGAAAAGTTGATGTTAGCATCGTCTTTTATCCTTGAATATGAAAATTTCTGCAATCCATATCCCGATAGAAAGGCTGCTATTCAACAATTTTTAGATGAAAATGTGGTGGACTATGTGGGGCGAAATCTGTCGGACCAGGTCGTTTTAAATGCAAAAAAAATTATGGCGACGGGTGTAAAAATGAAAGACGCTTGCCATATAGCATGTGCAGAAATGATGAATTGTGATTATCTTTTAAGTACGGATAAGCGGATGCTGAAATACAAAAGTGAATCCATGGAATTGTTAAACCCTATAGAGTTCATAGATTTAGTGAGTGGAGGTCTAGAAAATGATAACTGA
- a CDS encoding DUF177 domain-containing protein, whose product MRINIAQKLTDSEDQRVVWSHADAPEIFDELHLKGDLVAEVLVSPEGNGKCLVTGTISGVQTLTCVRSLDLFDRPFETEIVVEVERGACAAQELHDDDDDVFAYTIPQTQDFVDVSECVRQLVTLQEPIAPVKNPDEDFIFVTNNQAGDGADAEKPLDPRWEKLKALKSKMENRS is encoded by the coding sequence TTGAGAATAAATATCGCACAAAAACTTACTGATTCCGAAGACCAACGAGTGGTCTGGTCCCATGCCGACGCTCCTGAAATCTTCGACGAACTGCACCTCAAGGGCGATCTGGTAGCCGAGGTGCTGGTTAGCCCCGAAGGCAACGGCAAGTGCCTTGTGACCGGTACTATCTCTGGAGTGCAAACACTCACTTGTGTCCGCAGCCTGGATCTTTTTGACCGTCCGTTCGAAACCGAGATTGTTGTCGAGGTGGAACGCGGAGCATGCGCTGCACAGGAACTTCATGACGACGACGATGATGTTTTCGCCTACACGATTCCGCAGACACAGGACTTCGTAGATGTTTCCGAGTGCGTCCGACAGCTGGTGACCCTACAGGAACCCATTGCGCCCGTGAAAAATCCTGACGAAGATTTTATCTTTGTAACAAACAATCAAGCTGGCGATGGTGCCGATGCTGAAAAGCCGCTCGACCCCCGCTGGGAAAAACTCAAAGCTCTTAAGAGCAAAATGGAAAACAGGAGTTAA
- a CDS encoding carboxypeptidase-like regulatory domain-containing protein translates to MYLRNVLRKLAWVFPLGVVAFVAILCISLVGCSGNSDIANGTGSNAGETEIAGIITATNHGKPLVNALARVWILDEDSMHVAYEDSLDNNGVLEIRSAVLGEKAPVQLLETRSGDSLSTMRWVNLERSPEQTLSIAASESLKGSITNNGAAVEGATVSILDKSVVTDANGNFEFNDLPAGVHYAFVEGYFGKFSYQMETGLKEGATTNNINLADSIFTVVEDFENWKKQTFIGKSFGQGWWFICTDSLQGGGSRASAGVDSENLFVSGDSAKSGKSLHVSFDIDEETSGHYGVIGFTIGDDFDKAEMFAFYDLRKATAISFDARGSGKISLQIVKRSDKGEREYHESYFVTLTEKWEHFTFTADDFDTELIAVNAINILVIDDTEIYLDNIRFDGISPSMWPSLGMRF, encoded by the coding sequence ATGTACCTCCGTAATGTTTTACGAAAACTGGCTTGGGTATTCCCTTTGGGTGTTGTGGCTTTTGTCGCAATCCTTTGTATTTCGCTTGTTGGCTGTAGCGGAAATTCTGACATCGCAAACGGCACGGGTAGTAATGCTGGTGAAACTGAAATTGCAGGGATTATCACGGCGACAAATCATGGGAAACCTTTGGTGAATGCGCTTGCCCGTGTGTGGATTTTGGACGAAGACTCCATGCATGTGGCGTATGAAGATTCTTTGGATAACAATGGTGTTCTTGAAATTAGGTCCGCTGTTCTTGGTGAAAAAGCGCCTGTCCAGCTTTTGGAAACGCGTTCGGGCGACTCGTTATCTACAATGCGCTGGGTCAATCTCGAACGTAGTCCCGAACAAACCCTTTCTATTGCGGCAAGCGAATCCCTTAAGGGATCAATAACGAATAACGGTGCTGCTGTAGAAGGTGCAACTGTTTCCATTTTGGACAAGTCTGTTGTTACGGATGCAAACGGAAACTTTGAATTTAATGATTTGCCTGCGGGCGTGCATTACGCTTTTGTCGAAGGCTACTTCGGAAAGTTCTCGTACCAGATGGAAACTGGATTGAAAGAAGGTGCGACAACGAACAACATTAATCTCGCAGATAGCATTTTTACGGTTGTCGAAGATTTTGAAAACTGGAAAAAGCAGACATTTATCGGAAAAAGTTTTGGACAGGGCTGGTGGTTTATTTGCACAGACTCGTTGCAGGGTGGCGGAAGCCGTGCAAGCGCGGGTGTCGATAGTGAAAATCTTTTTGTTTCTGGCGATAGCGCCAAAAGTGGAAAAAGCTTGCACGTCTCATTTGATATAGATGAGGAAACTTCGGGGCATTATGGAGTTATCGGTTTTACGATTGGTGATGATTTTGATAAGGCTGAAATGTTTGCGTTCTATGATTTGCGTAAGGCGACTGCAATTTCGTTTGATGCCAGAGGTTCTGGAAAAATCTCGTTGCAGATAGTCAAACGCAGCGATAAAGGCGAACGTGAATATCACGAATCGTACTTTGTGACGCTTACGGAAAAATGGGAACATTTCACGTTTACGGCAGATGATTTCGATACAGAACTTATTGCTGTCAATGCAATCAACATTCTCGTTATTGACGATACCGAAATTTACCTTGACAATATCCGCTTTGACGGTATTTCGCCCAGTATGTGGCCGAGTCTCGGGATGCGTTTTTAA
- the rpmF gene encoding 50S ribosomal protein L32 has protein sequence MAVPKRKTSTARRDKRRTHWKMEVPAMATCDHCGSVKRPHRVCPVCGFYNGVEVVDMKGAEA, from the coding sequence ATGGCAGTACCTAAGAGAAAAACTTCGACCGCTCGTCGTGACAAGCGCCGCACCCACTGGAAGATGGAAGTGCCGGCTATGGCTACCTGCGATCATTGCGGTTCCGTGAAGCGTCCGCATCGCGTGTGCCCGGTTTGCGGCTTCTACAACGGTGTGGAAGTTGTTGACATGAAGGGTGCCGAAGCTTAA
- a CDS encoding glycoside hydrolase family 5 protein — protein sequence MKKSKMAIVALCAFAFVGSAFATIQPTRVGPVSQYGALQAGKNSAGEGRIYGSVQGVKDGAEVQVRGMSLTWSIFWPNGMSFYGNSFIDSLVGEWNVELVRSAMGSVGNWGQGNYKTRPEYYSAQMDTVVQAAIRNDVYVLVDWHSEGGYYNCIHKGVKPKYEFNDNKACFTASDAAKFFGTMAQRYGKYPHVIFEIYNEPVSESWNDLKAYADTVVQEIRKYSDNLIVVGTPMWSSAAGDAVANPVVDKNVAYTHHFYANMHNINETSTSQNASPNKAIAAGLSVFVTEWGWVEKDINDAKTKANADAFLKWVDEKKLSTAKWDVEKPYLEDNDDDNYIKANVLPQKMTYTKNLDWASQINDDLPFALKTTSTDATGEWSFITDVSGSDEQGDHGNSSFEDNSENGMVKMDKIKLDTVGTAFDYAPYVNADFTFNFDISKCKMFSYRYKGTNHQFVAYSDWNTSTEILGQGLWDYPFVGMPYSPEWTTAYVDFGWMVNNGWQADVPTIFSTKLTTALRFSVTNVAFGDYLWIDSLKCVEDVSNYTVMEIPDVLSIPTARMAARNFVRVNTDGLNIVATGVKNGSHYSLSNVLGQTLRVGVAKAGNFSMTAPRAGRYILRIGNSVYPVTVK from the coding sequence ATGAAAAAGTCAAAAATGGCGATTGTCGCCTTGTGTGCGTTTGCCTTTGTGGGTAGCGCATTTGCAACAATTCAGCCCACGCGCGTAGGTCCCGTAAGTCAATACGGTGCTTTGCAAGCCGGCAAGAATTCCGCTGGCGAAGGCCGCATTTATGGAAGCGTGCAAGGCGTCAAAGATGGAGCCGAAGTTCAGGTACGCGGAATGAGCCTTACCTGGAGTATCTTTTGGCCAAACGGAATGTCGTTCTACGGCAATTCCTTTATTGATTCGCTTGTAGGCGAGTGGAATGTTGAACTTGTTCGCTCTGCAATGGGTTCCGTTGGAAATTGGGGACAAGGGAATTACAAGACTCGTCCTGAATATTATTCCGCACAAATGGACACGGTCGTACAAGCGGCTATCAGAAACGATGTTTATGTTTTGGTGGACTGGCACAGTGAAGGAGGCTATTATAATTGCATTCACAAGGGTGTAAAACCGAAGTACGAATTTAATGATAATAAGGCTTGCTTTACGGCAAGTGATGCCGCGAAATTCTTTGGGACCATGGCTCAACGTTATGGCAAATACCCGCATGTGATTTTTGAAATTTACAATGAACCGGTAAGTGAAAGTTGGAATGACCTCAAGGCTTATGCTGATACAGTCGTTCAGGAAATTCGTAAATATTCGGATAACTTAATTGTTGTAGGGACACCGATGTGGTCTTCTGCGGCTGGCGATGCTGTTGCAAATCCGGTCGTTGACAAGAATGTTGCTTACACGCATCATTTTTATGCCAATATGCATAACATCAATGAAACTTCGACTAGCCAGAATGCAAGCCCGAACAAGGCTATTGCTGCGGGTCTCAGTGTTTTCGTGACCGAATGGGGTTGGGTCGAAAAAGATATCAACGATGCCAAGACCAAGGCGAATGCCGATGCGTTCCTAAAATGGGTTGACGAAAAGAAACTTTCTACCGCCAAATGGGATGTCGAAAAACCGTATCTTGAAGATAATGATGACGACAACTATATCAAGGCGAACGTTCTTCCGCAAAAGATGACTTACACAAAGAACCTTGATTGGGCTTCGCAAATTAACGATGATCTCCCGTTTGCTCTCAAGACGACATCGACAGATGCTACCGGAGAATGGAGCTTTATTACGGATGTGAGCGGTAGCGATGAACAGGGTGACCACGGTAATTCTAGTTTTGAAGATAACTCCGAAAATGGAATGGTCAAGATGGATAAAATCAAGCTTGATACGGTCGGCACGGCTTTTGACTATGCACCTTATGTGAATGCCGATTTTACTTTCAATTTTGATATTTCCAAGTGCAAAATGTTCAGCTACCGCTATAAAGGTACGAACCATCAATTTGTAGCCTATAGCGATTGGAATACGTCTACCGAAATTCTCGGTCAGGGACTTTGGGATTATCCGTTTGTCGGCATGCCTTATTCTCCGGAATGGACAACCGCTTATGTGGATTTTGGCTGGATGGTCAATAATGGCTGGCAGGCTGATGTACCGACAATTTTCTCTACAAAGTTGACGACGGCGCTCCGCTTTAGCGTTACCAACGTTGCGTTTGGCGATTATCTCTGGATTGATAGTCTCAAGTGCGTCGAAGATGTGTCCAATTACACGGTTATGGAAATCCCGGACGTTTTAAGTATCCCGACGGCGAGAATGGCTGCTCGCAATTTTGTTCGCGTGAATACTGACGGCTTGAATATCGTTGCGACGGGCGTTAAGAATGGAAGCCATTATTCGCTCTCCAATGTTCTTGGACAAACTTTGCGTGTGGGCGTGGCGAAAGCGGGCAATTTCTCGATGACTGCGCCGCGTGCTGGTCGCTACATTCTCCGCATTGGAAATTCTGTCTATCCGGTAACGGTAAAGTAA
- a CDS encoding TIGR02147 family protein: MCIALEHLFDYDDFRKFLQDYFEEQKKMRSVFSHRFFAAKAGFSSSSYCLNVIRGRFNLTPKSIEKISKAMEFEPLQKTYFEALVQYNQAQQVAEREHAWNQIVQIRKQIEFTHVTTREQGYFEKWYYPIVRELAVSSDWKGDFRVLARSVVPQITTDEARDAVKKLLEWGLLKKEGERYVETSQMLDASEIPPMVLRRIRHEYMQHAVGAVESMPKDERFAAFTTLAMSEKSYNYAVEVLEEARKKIIARAANDSEVERVYEMMLVAFPMSKKIGKEAENEK, encoded by the coding sequence AGAAGAAAATGCGGTCGGTGTTTTCGCATCGATTTTTTGCAGCAAAAGCGGGATTCAGTAGCTCTTCTTATTGCCTGAATGTTATCCGTGGGCGCTTCAATTTGACACCGAAATCCATCGAGAAAATTTCAAAGGCGATGGAATTTGAACCGTTGCAAAAGACGTATTTTGAGGCGTTGGTGCAGTACAACCAGGCTCAACAAGTTGCCGAACGCGAACACGCTTGGAACCAGATTGTCCAGATTCGCAAGCAAATAGAATTTACACATGTCACGACTCGTGAACAGGGATACTTCGAAAAGTGGTATTATCCGATTGTGCGCGAGTTGGCGGTGTCATCGGATTGGAAAGGTGACTTCCGTGTGCTTGCGCGTTCTGTTGTGCCGCAGATAACGACGGATGAGGCTCGCGATGCGGTGAAAAAGCTGCTGGAATGGGGACTCTTGAAAAAAGAGGGTGAACGCTATGTTGAAACATCGCAAATGCTCGATGCTTCGGAAATTCCGCCAATGGTTTTGCGACGAATCCGTCATGAGTATATGCAGCATGCGGTGGGTGCCGTAGAATCCATGCCCAAAGACGAGCGCTTTGCTGCGTTCACGACTCTTGCGATGAGTGAAAAATCCTACAATTATGCGGTAGAGGTGCTGGAAGAAGCCCGCAAGAAAATTATTGCCCGTGCGGCAAATGATTCGGAGGTGGAACGCGTTTACGAAATGATGCTTGTGGCGTTCCCGATGAGCAAGAAAATAGGGAAGGAGGCGGAAAATGAAAAATAG
- the acpP gene encoding acyl carrier protein has protein sequence MNEEIFKKVTDVIVAKLEVKAEDVKPESEFGNDLGADSLDRVELVMALEDEFDVEILDSDAEKFQKVSDVVAFLEAHKK, from the coding sequence ATGAACGAAGAAATTTTCAAGAAGGTCACGGACGTGATCGTTGCTAAGTTGGAAGTCAAGGCTGAAGATGTCAAGCCCGAATCTGAATTCGGTAATGACCTCGGTGCTGACTCCCTGGACCGTGTTGAACTCGTGATGGCCCTCGAAGACGAATTCGATGTCGAAATCCTCGATTCCGACGCTGAAAAGTTCCAGAAGGTTTCTGACGTTGTTGCTTTCCTCGAAGCACACAAGAAGTAA
- the rnc gene encoding ribonuclease III, whose translation MEEQNLLHKILKLWFRQKSGDGLEAKLGYRFRDPELLAHALVHRSFLVGKDVPYASNNERLEFLGDSVLNMLTTEFLYRTYPSDPEGELSKRKSAIVSGHACAQSSKEWDLSEYVKIGKSEAKMGGRGKESILADAYEAVLGAVYLDGGLEEVRAILNKFHFPRVQEIISATDFVNYKSELLEFCQGKLRCSPEYVIVGEEGPEHQKVFTVEVVVNGKSYARGQGPNKKKAEQEASRLSLETLKAEAAEADAKKAAAPKVKQPAHHIGLP comes from the coding sequence TTGGAAGAACAAAACCTGCTCCACAAGATTCTTAAACTCTGGTTTCGCCAGAAGTCCGGTGACGGGCTTGAGGCTAAGCTTGGGTACAGATTCCGCGATCCAGAACTGCTGGCTCATGCACTCGTCCACCGCTCGTTCCTCGTCGGGAAAGATGTCCCGTACGCAAGCAACAACGAGCGCCTGGAGTTCCTCGGCGATTCCGTCCTCAACATGCTTACGACGGAATTCCTGTACAGGACTTATCCGAGCGATCCGGAGGGCGAACTCTCCAAGCGCAAGAGCGCGATAGTCTCGGGACACGCCTGCGCCCAATCGTCCAAGGAATGGGACCTGAGCGAATACGTGAAAATTGGAAAGTCCGAAGCCAAGATGGGTGGTCGCGGCAAGGAAAGCATCCTCGCTGATGCCTATGAAGCTGTGCTTGGCGCCGTCTATCTCGATGGCGGTCTCGAAGAAGTCCGTGCCATTTTGAACAAGTTCCATTTCCCGCGCGTGCAAGAAATCATCAGTGCAACCGACTTTGTGAACTACAAAAGCGAACTTCTGGAATTTTGCCAGGGCAAATTGCGCTGCTCTCCGGAGTACGTGATTGTCGGTGAAGAAGGTCCGGAACACCAGAAAGTGTTTACGGTCGAAGTGGTCGTGAACGGCAAATCGTATGCCCGCGGTCAAGGCCCGAACAAGAAGAAGGCGGAACAGGAAGCCTCCCGCCTGTCGCTTGAAACGCTCAAGGCAGAAGCCGCCGAAGCCGATGCTAAAAAAGCCGCCGCACCCAAAGTCAAACAACCCGCGCACCATATCGGATTGCCGTAG
- a CDS encoding TIGR02147 family protein, whose protein sequence is MYFDYRDFIRAVLETMQSKGLSLRAIQENAGVSGSAFFSRILDGSRPLSIANAKNIAKSWGLSDDESDYFLDLVRFGNEKNVDVREELLRKLLAVRANNQEFALQDSSLKFFSKWYYPVLRDLLPLLPPNMPAEKIGRMFTPVLRAPQVESGIRYLMESGFVTLDENGVYRVEQPIVSTPPRVRSTILRKYHLKNLEVNSEVYDLFTSDDRSVTSVTCSLSKESFEKVREEIAKLREKILALSREEKNPDRVCHVGFQLVNRAKVKEVK, encoded by the coding sequence ATGTATTTTGATTACCGCGATTTTATTCGCGCTGTTTTGGAAACTATGCAGTCAAAGGGGCTTTCGCTCCGTGCGATTCAAGAAAATGCGGGTGTTTCCGGTTCTGCGTTTTTCAGCCGAATCCTAGATGGCTCGCGCCCGCTGTCCATTGCGAATGCGAAAAATATCGCCAAGTCTTGGGGGCTTTCTGATGATGAATCGGATTACTTTCTCGATTTGGTGCGCTTCGGTAACGAAAAGAATGTAGATGTACGCGAAGAATTGTTGCGAAAGCTCCTTGCGGTCCGTGCGAACAATCAGGAATTTGCTCTGCAGGATTCTTCGCTCAAGTTTTTCTCGAAATGGTACTATCCCGTGTTGCGCGACTTGCTCCCTCTGCTTCCGCCAAATATGCCGGCAGAAAAAATTGGACGCATGTTTACGCCAGTGCTTCGCGCTCCTCAGGTGGAAAGTGGTATTCGCTATTTGATGGAATCGGGATTCGTTACGTTAGATGAAAATGGTGTATATCGTGTGGAACAGCCTATTGTTTCAACTCCGCCTCGCGTGCGTTCTACGATTTTACGCAAATACCATCTGAAAAATCTTGAAGTGAATAGTGAAGTTTATGATCTGTTCACAAGTGATGACCGCAGCGTTACGAGTGTTACGTGCAGTTTGTCTAAAGAAAGCTTTGAAAAAGTCCGCGAAGAAATTGCGAAACTTCGCGAAAAAATTCTTGCGTTATCTCGTGAAGAGAAAAATCCAGACCGTGTTTGCCATGTCGGGTTTCAGTTGGTGAACCGCGCCAAAGTCAAGGAGGTAAAGTAA
- the fabG gene encoding 3-oxoacyl-[acyl-carrier-protein] reductase — protein MPTKSIVTGASRGIGLAIARELAARGSDVVLISRGGCPEQAEAIAKEFGVKTFTFACDVSNSDSVKDAFKQAIDALGGVDCLVNNAGITRDGLVLRMKDEDFDNVIATDLRSTFLCTRAVLRTMMGARKGSIVNIASLNGIRTQAGQANYAAAKAGVIGMTKSNSMEFGSRGITVNAVAPGFIDTDMTAAMSEETRAKYAAQIPLGRLGQPEDVAKAVAFLASDDAKYITGQVIGVDGGLNA, from the coding sequence ATGCCTACGAAGTCTATTGTGACTGGCGCATCTCGCGGTATCGGTCTTGCCATTGCAAGAGAACTTGCTGCTCGCGGCTCTGACGTTGTTCTTATTTCCCGTGGTGGCTGCCCGGAACAGGCCGAAGCTATCGCCAAGGAATTCGGCGTCAAGACGTTCACGTTCGCATGCGACGTGAGCAACTCCGACTCTGTGAAGGACGCTTTCAAACAAGCTATCGACGCACTGGGTGGCGTGGACTGCCTCGTGAACAACGCTGGCATCACCCGTGACGGCCTCGTACTTCGCATGAAGGACGAAGATTTCGATAACGTTATCGCAACGGACCTCCGCTCGACGTTCCTTTGCACCAGAGCCGTCCTCAGGACGATGATGGGCGCCCGCAAAGGCAGCATCGTGAACATTGCAAGCTTGAACGGTATCAGAACTCAGGCTGGCCAGGCCAACTACGCTGCTGCTAAGGCTGGTGTGATCGGCATGACCAAGTCCAACTCCATGGAATTCGGCTCTCGCGGTATTACCGTGAACGCTGTCGCTCCGGGATTCATCGATACGGACATGACCGCCGCCATGAGTGAAGAAACTCGTGCAAAATATGCCGCCCAGATTCCGCTTGGCCGCCTCGGTCAGCCGGAAGATGTTGCCAAGGCTGTCGCATTTTTGGCCTCCGACGATGCCAAATACATTACCGGACAGGTAATTGGTGTCGATGGGGGCTTGAACGCTTAA